Proteins encoded together in one Misgurnus anguillicaudatus unplaced genomic scaffold, ASM2758022v2 HiC_scaffold_34, whole genome shotgun sequence window:
- the LOC129422697 gene encoding homeobox protein Nkx-2.5 — translation MAMFSSQMTSTPFSVRDILNLEQNQGNLVSLDMSQRLDTTLIPTSSCMLSTFKQEQFMDVPSGASLFSEDLQDDKTNKNGSVNFNEAAFYGKNYLEMDYVKAAKTDDTFEDKEKKDINCSQEEPSEDLKLDDPDRPKQRKRRKPRVLFSQAQVYELERRFKQQKYLSAPERDHLANVLKLTSTQVKIWFQNRRYKCKRQRQDQTLEMVGIAPPRRISVPVLVRDGKPCLADTSTYNASYNVGINHFTYNTYPAFSNFPSPGNTNYSCNYPSSMPSIPSSQSNSNYMNFGVGDLNNVQASFQSSSGVSSLHGIRAW, via the exons ATGGCAATGTTTTCCAGCCAGATGACTTCAACTCCTTTCTCAGTGCGCGATATATTGAATCTGGAGCAGAATCAGGGGAACCTGGTCTCTCTGGACATGTCTCAGCGGCTGGACACTACTCTTATTCCCACATCATCCTGCATGCTGTCAACTTTTAAACAAGAGCAGTTCATGGACGTGCCATCCGGAGCCTCTCTTTTCAGTGAAGACCTTCAGGACGACAAAACCAACAAAAACGGCTCTGTGAACTTCAATGAAGCTGCCTTTTATGGGAAGAATTACTTAGAAATGGACTATGTTAAAGCCGCAAAGACGGACGACACGTTTGAGGATAAAGAGAAAAAAG aCATCAACTGTTCACAAGAAGAGCCGAGTGAGGATCTAAAGCTGGATGATCCGGATCGTCCCAAACAGAGGAAACGCAGGAAGCCTCGCGTGCTCTTCTCTCAAGCGCAGGTGTACGAGCTGGAAAGGCGCTTCAAACAGCAGAAATATCTGTCTGCACCTGAGCGAGATCATCTAGCCAATGTGCTCAAGCTCACCTCCACACAGGTGAAGATCTGGTTTCAAAACAGACGCTATAAATGTAAGAGACAGCGTCAGGATCAGACCCTGGAGATGGTGGGCATAGCACCTCCAAGACGCATTTCGGTGCCGGTTTTGGTTCGAGATGGAAAACCATGCTTGGCAGACACGTCCACTTACAATGCTTCTTACAATGTGGGAATCAATCATTTCACCTATAACACTTATCCGGCGTTTAGTAACTTCCCGAGTCCAGGCAACACGAACTACTCATGCAACTATCCCTCAAGCATGCCGAGCATCCCCTCCTCACAGTCCAACAGTAACTACATGAACTTTGGAGTTGGGGATTTAAACAATGTCCAGGCATCATTTCAATCCAGCAGCGGGGTGTCATCATTACATGGCATCCGGGCTTGGTGA
- the LOC129422857 gene encoding vesicle transport protein SEC20: MMAASADVHVRICEQEIIKFDLEIKAFIQDVSECTGPQSKLSDLNYKVKEKFNNLRQRIQDLEQMGKEQDKESDKLDLLNKVERHQKQMLSNQTAWRKANLACKLSIDKLEKEDLLNSENMSVRHRKMTKESLAQTSSDITESLMSISRMMSQQVQQSEETISSLATSSRTVQETHEEFKAMSGTIQLGRKLIIKYNRRELTDKLLIFLALALFLATVLYILKKRLFPFF, translated from the exons ATGATGGCAGCCTCTGCAGATGTCCACGTACGAATATGTGAGCAAGAAATCATCAAGTTTGACTTAGAAATAAAAGCTTTCATCCAG GATGTCAGTGAATGCACAGGACCACAAAGCAAACTGTCGGATTTAAATTATAAAGTGAAAGAGAAATTCAATAATCTGAGACAACGGATCCAG GATCTGGAGCAAATGGGAAAAGAACAAGACAAAGAATCTGACAAGCTGGATCTTCTCAATAAAGTAGAAAGACATCAGAAACAGATGCTTAG TAATCAGACAGCATGGAGAAAGGCAAATCTTGCCTGTAAACTGTCCATCGATAAGCTGGAGAAAGAAGATTTATTAAATTCAGAGAACATGTCTGTAAGACACAG GAAAATGACAAAAGAGAGCCTGGCCCAGACCTCCAGTGACATAACCGAGAGTTTGATGAGCATCAGTCGGATGATGTCACAACAAGTTCAGCAGAGTGAAGAGACCATAAGCTCACTTG CAACTTCATCAAGGACAGTGCAGGAAACCCACGAAGAGTTTAAAGCTATGTCAGGAACCATACAGCTGGGCCGAAAACTCATCATTAAGTACAATCGGCGGGAACTTACAGATAAGCTGCTTATTTTCCTGGCTCTCGCTCTCTTCTTGGCTACAGTATTGTACATTCTGAAGAAAAGACTGTTCCCTTTCTTTTGA